A single region of the Mustela lutreola isolate mMusLut2 chromosome 2, mMusLut2.pri, whole genome shotgun sequence genome encodes:
- the LOC131825932 gene encoding olfactory receptor 5K1-like, protein MTEDNYSLTTEFILIGFTDHPEMRSLLFVVFLTIYVITMVGNLGLVALIFMERRLHTPMYIFLGNLALMDSCCSCAITPKMLENSFSKDRMISLYECMAQFYFLCLAETADCFLLAAMAYDRYVAICSPLQYHTMMSKKLCIQMTTGAYIAGNLHSVIQIGFLFRLTFCGSNQINHFFCDVLPLYRLSCVDPYMNELMIFIFAGSIQLFTVGSVLISYFYILFTIFKMKSKEGRSKALSTCASHFLAVSIFYGSLIFVYIRPHSVKEEDKDIPGAVFYTIVIPLLNPLIYSLRNKEVINALKKIIRNIL, encoded by the coding sequence ATGACTGAGGATAATTACTCCTTGACCACTGAATTCATCCTCATAGGATTTACAGATCACCCAGAGATGAGGAGCCTCCTGTTTGTGGTGTTTCTCACTATCTATGTGATCACTATGGTGGGGAATCTTGGTCTCGTGGCATTGATTTTTATGGAGCGTCGTCTTCACACACCAATGTACATCTTTCTGGGCAACCTggctttgatggattcctgttgtTCCTGTGCCATCACCCCCAAAATGTTAGAGAACTCCTTTTCTAAAGACAGAATGATTTCCCTTTATGAGTGCATggcacaattttattttctctgccttgCTGAAACTGCAGATTGCTTTCTCCTGGCAGCAATGGCCTATGATCGCTATGTGGCCATATGTAGCCCTCTGCAGTACCACACGATGATGTCAAAGAAACTCTGCATTCAGATGACCACAGGGGCCTATATAGCTGGAAATCTGCATTCCGTGATTCAAATAGGGTTTCTCTTTAGGCTAACTTTCTGTGGGTCAAATCAAATCAATCACTTTTTTTGTGATGTTTTACCATTATATAGACTCTCTTGTGTTGACCCTTATATGAATGAATTGATGATATTTATCTTTGCAGGTTCAATTCAACTCTTCACCGTTGGTAGTGTCTTAATATCTTACTTCTACATTCTCTTcactattttcaaaatgaaatccaAAGAGGGAAGAAGCAAAGCCTTATCTACTTGTGCATCCCACTTTCTCGCTGTCTCAATATTCTATGGTTCTCTTATCTTTGTGTACATTCGACCACATTCAGTTAAAGAAGAGGATAAAGATATACCTGGTGCTGTTTTTTATACCATAGTGATCCCTTTATTAAACCCTTTGATTTATAGTCTAAGAAATAAGGAAGTAATAAATgctctgaaaaaaattataaggaacaTTTTATag